The following are encoded in a window of Streptomyces sp. SAT1 genomic DNA:
- a CDS encoding acyl-CoA dehydrogenase family protein encodes MSPVIETEEHKALRAAVSALGKRYGRDYIARTVAEGRHPAELWAEAGKLGYLGVNLPEEYGGGGGGVAELSLVLEELGAAGAPLLMLVVSPAICGTVIARFGTEEQKRAWLPGIADGTRTMAFGITEPDAGSNSHRITTTARRDGDDWLLTGRKVFISGVDIADAVLIVGRTEDARTGRLKPCLFIVPPDAEGFLRRPIDMELNAAEKQFELTLDEVRLPADALVGDEDAGLLQLFAGLNPERIMTAAFAIGMGRYALERALEYARERSVWKTPIGAHQAIAHPLAQAHIDLELARLMMQKAAHLYDAGDDIGAGEAANMAKYAAGEACVKAVDQAVHTLGGNGLTREFGLASLITASRVARIAPVSREMILNYVSHQTLGLPKSY; translated from the coding sequence ATGAGCCCCGTCATCGAAACCGAAGAGCACAAGGCCCTGCGAGCCGCCGTGTCGGCGCTCGGCAAGCGCTACGGCCGCGACTACATCGCCCGCACCGTCGCCGAGGGCCGCCACCCCGCCGAACTGTGGGCCGAGGCCGGAAAGCTCGGCTACCTCGGCGTCAACCTGCCCGAGGAGTACGGCGGCGGAGGCGGCGGCGTCGCCGAACTCTCCCTCGTCCTGGAGGAACTGGGCGCCGCCGGAGCCCCGTTGCTGATGCTGGTCGTCTCACCGGCCATCTGCGGCACCGTCATCGCCCGCTTCGGCACCGAGGAGCAGAAACGCGCCTGGCTGCCCGGGATCGCCGACGGCACCCGCACCATGGCCTTCGGCATCACCGAACCCGACGCCGGTTCCAACTCCCACCGCATCACCACCACCGCCCGCCGCGACGGCGACGACTGGCTGCTCACCGGCCGCAAGGTGTTCATCTCCGGCGTGGACATCGCCGACGCCGTGCTCATCGTCGGCCGCACCGAGGACGCCCGCACCGGCCGCCTCAAGCCCTGCCTGTTCATCGTCCCGCCGGACGCCGAGGGCTTCCTGCGCCGCCCCATCGACATGGAACTGAACGCGGCCGAGAAGCAGTTCGAACTGACCCTGGACGAGGTGCGGCTGCCCGCCGACGCGCTCGTCGGCGACGAGGACGCGGGCCTGCTCCAGCTGTTCGCCGGGCTCAACCCCGAGCGCATCATGACCGCCGCCTTCGCGATCGGCATGGGCCGCTACGCGCTGGAACGGGCCCTGGAGTACGCCCGCGAGCGCTCCGTGTGGAAGACCCCGATCGGCGCCCACCAGGCCATCGCCCACCCGCTCGCCCAGGCCCACATCGACCTCGAACTGGCCCGCCTGATGATGCAGAAGGCCGCCCACCTGTACGACGCGGGCGACGACATCGGCGCCGGGGAGGCCGCGAACATGGCCAAGTACGCGGCCGGGGAAGCCTGTGTGAAGGCGGTCGACCAGGCCGTGCACACCCTCGGCGGCAACGGCCTCACCCGCGAGTTCGGCCTCGCCTCCCTGATCACCGCCTCCCGCGTCGCCCGTATCGCCCCGGTCAGCCGGGAAATG
- a CDS encoding acetyl/propionyl/methylcrotonyl-CoA carboxylase subunit alpha, producing MISHLLVANRGEIACRIFRTCRELGIRTLAVHSDADADALHARVADAAVRLPGDTPAETYLRGDLIVKAALAAGADAVHPGYGFLSENAGFARAVLDVGLVWIGPPPEAIEAMASKTRAKQLMGIAPLDEVTEADLPVLVKAAAGGGGRGMRIVRRLADLDTELAAARAEAAHAFGDGEVFTEPYLEDGRHVEVQVLADTHGTVWALGTRDCSLQRRHQKVVEEAPAPGLSAALEQELRELAVRAARAVDYTGAGTVEFLVAGGRAHFLEMNTRLQVEHPVTEAVFGVDLVAEQLRVAEGHALPAEPPRARGHAIEARLYAEDPARDWAPQTGTLHRLAVPDGVRLDTGYTDGDTIGVHYDPMLAKVVAHAPTRAEAVRRLAGALERAEVHGPVTNRDLLVRSLRHEEFTAGRMDTGFYGRHLAGLTAPERDPYAPLAAALADAHGRSRFGGWRNVPSQPQVKRYLMAGEEHEVRYRHTRAGLAADSGEVRVVQVDARRVVLEADGVRRPYTVTRYGDRIHVNGTALTALPRFPDPAAQRVPGSLLAPMPGTVVRLADGLAEGAAVRAGEPLLWLEAMKMEHKISAPVTGTLTALHATPGQQVEPGALLAVVREDQGHEEPREQPQPTRTRETA from the coding sequence GTGATTTCCCACCTGCTCGTCGCCAACCGGGGCGAGATCGCCTGCCGGATCTTCCGCACCTGCCGCGAACTGGGCATCCGCACCCTGGCCGTGCACTCCGACGCGGACGCGGACGCCCTGCACGCGCGCGTGGCCGACGCCGCCGTACGCCTGCCGGGGGACACCCCCGCCGAGACGTATCTGCGCGGCGACCTGATCGTGAAGGCGGCCCTCGCGGCCGGCGCGGACGCCGTGCACCCCGGCTACGGCTTCCTCTCCGAGAACGCCGGATTCGCCCGCGCCGTCCTGGACGTGGGCCTGGTCTGGATCGGCCCGCCGCCCGAGGCGATCGAGGCGATGGCGTCCAAGACCCGCGCCAAGCAGCTCATGGGCATCGCGCCCCTGGACGAGGTCACCGAGGCCGACCTGCCCGTCCTGGTGAAGGCCGCGGCGGGCGGCGGCGGACGCGGCATGCGGATCGTACGGCGCCTGGCGGACCTGGACACCGAACTGGCCGCAGCGCGCGCGGAGGCCGCGCACGCCTTCGGCGACGGCGAGGTGTTCACCGAGCCGTACCTGGAGGACGGCCGCCACGTCGAGGTGCAGGTGCTCGCCGACACCCACGGCACCGTGTGGGCGCTGGGCACCCGCGACTGCTCCCTCCAGCGCCGCCACCAGAAGGTCGTCGAGGAGGCACCCGCCCCCGGCCTGTCCGCCGCCCTCGAACAGGAACTGCGCGAACTGGCGGTACGGGCCGCGCGCGCCGTCGACTACACCGGCGCCGGCACCGTCGAGTTCCTGGTGGCCGGCGGCCGGGCGCACTTCCTGGAGATGAACACCCGCCTCCAGGTGGAACACCCCGTCACCGAGGCCGTGTTCGGCGTCGACCTGGTCGCCGAGCAGCTCCGCGTCGCCGAGGGCCACGCCCTGCCCGCCGAACCGCCACGCGCGCGTGGACACGCGATCGAGGCCCGCCTGTACGCCGAGGACCCCGCCCGCGACTGGGCCCCGCAGACCGGCACCCTGCACCGCCTCGCCGTACCGGACGGCGTCCGCCTGGACACCGGCTACACCGACGGCGACACCATCGGCGTGCACTACGACCCGATGCTCGCCAAGGTCGTCGCCCACGCCCCCACGCGCGCGGAGGCCGTCCGCCGCCTCGCCGGCGCCCTGGAACGCGCCGAGGTGCACGGCCCGGTCACCAACCGCGACCTGCTCGTCCGCTCCCTGCGGCACGAGGAGTTCACCGCCGGCCGCATGGACACCGGCTTCTACGGCCGCCACCTGGCCGGGCTGACCGCGCCCGAGCGCGACCCGTACGCCCCGCTGGCCGCCGCCCTCGCCGACGCCCACGGCCGCTCCCGCTTCGGCGGCTGGCGCAACGTGCCCTCGCAGCCGCAGGTCAAGCGCTACCTGATGGCGGGCGAGGAACACGAGGTCCGCTACCGGCACACCCGCGCGGGGCTGGCCGCCGACTCCGGAGAGGTGCGCGTGGTCCAGGTGGACGCGCGCCGGGTCGTCCTGGAGGCGGACGGCGTACGGCGCCCATACACCGTCACCCGCTACGGCGACCGGATCCATGTGAACGGCACCGCTCTCACCGCCCTGCCCCGTTTCCCCGACCCGGCCGCCCAGCGCGTCCCCGGGTCCCTGCTCGCCCCCATGCCCGGCACCGTCGTCCGCCTCGCCGACGGCCTCGCCGAGGGAGCCGCCGTACGGGCCGGAGAGCCTCTGCTGTGGCTGGAGGCGATGAAGATGGAACACAAGATCTCCGCGCCCGTCACCGGCACCCTCACGGCCCTGCACGCCACCCCCGGGCAGCAGGTCGAGCCCGGCGCGCTGCTGGCGGTGGTGCGCGAGGACCAGGGGCACGAAGAACCGCGTGAGCAACCACAGCCCACTCGCACCCGGGAGACCGCATGA
- a CDS encoding acyl-CoA carboxylase subunit beta: protein MTVLPTALDTGCAEHRANREAMLARLAALEAEHAKALAGGGPKYVERHRGRGKLLARERVELLLDPDTPFLELSPLAGWGSEYAVGASLVTGIGVVEGVECLITANDPTVRGGASNPWSLKKALRANDIALANRLPCISLVESGGADLPSQKEIFIPGGAIFRDLTRLSAAGIPTVAVVFGNSTAGGAYIPGMSDHTIMVKERAKVFLGGPPLVKMATGEESDDESLGGAEMHARVSGLADHFAVDERDALRQARRVVARLHHRKAHPDPPFAPPPKYDNEDLLGIVPGDLKVPFDPREVIARIVDASDFDEFKPLYGTSLATGWASLHGYPVGILANARGVLFSEESQKAAQFIQLANQRDIPLLFLHNTTGYMVGREYEQGGIIKHGAMMINAVSNSRVPHLSVLLGASYGAGHYGMCGRAYDPRFLFAWPSAKSAVMGPQQLAGVLSIVARQSAAAKGQPYDDDADAALRAMVEQQIESESLPMFLSGRLYDDGVIDPRDTRTVLGLCLSAVHTAPYEGARGGFGVFRM, encoded by the coding sequence GTGACGGTCCTGCCCACCGCCCTGGACACCGGCTGCGCCGAACACCGGGCGAACCGCGAGGCCATGCTCGCCCGGCTCGCCGCACTGGAGGCCGAGCACGCCAAGGCGCTCGCGGGCGGCGGCCCCAAGTACGTCGAACGCCACCGCGGCCGCGGCAAGCTGCTCGCCCGCGAGCGCGTCGAGCTGCTGCTCGACCCCGACACGCCGTTCCTGGAGCTGTCGCCGCTGGCCGGCTGGGGCAGCGAGTACGCCGTCGGCGCCTCGCTGGTCACCGGGATCGGTGTCGTCGAGGGCGTCGAGTGCCTGATCACCGCCAACGACCCGACCGTGCGCGGCGGCGCCAGCAATCCGTGGAGCCTGAAGAAGGCCCTGCGCGCCAACGACATCGCGCTCGCCAACCGGCTGCCCTGTATCAGCCTGGTCGAGTCCGGCGGCGCCGACCTGCCCTCCCAGAAGGAGATCTTCATCCCCGGGGGCGCCATCTTCCGTGACCTCACGAGGCTTTCGGCGGCCGGCATCCCGACCGTCGCCGTCGTCTTCGGCAACTCGACGGCCGGCGGCGCCTACATCCCCGGCATGTCCGACCACACGATCATGGTCAAGGAGCGCGCCAAGGTGTTCCTCGGCGGGCCGCCGCTGGTGAAGATGGCCACCGGTGAGGAGAGCGACGACGAGTCGCTGGGCGGCGCCGAGATGCACGCGCGCGTGTCCGGCCTGGCCGACCACTTCGCCGTCGACGAACGCGACGCGCTGCGCCAGGCGCGCCGGGTCGTCGCCCGTCTCCACCACCGCAAGGCCCATCCCGATCCCCCCTTCGCACCGCCACCCAAATACGACAACGAGGACCTTCTCGGGATCGTTCCGGGCGATCTGAAGGTCCCCTTCGACCCGCGCGAGGTCATCGCCCGGATCGTCGACGCCTCCGACTTCGACGAGTTCAAACCGCTGTACGGGACCAGCCTGGCCACCGGCTGGGCGAGCCTGCACGGCTACCCGGTGGGTATCCTGGCCAACGCGCGGGGGGTGCTGTTCAGCGAGGAGTCGCAGAAGGCCGCGCAGTTCATCCAGCTCGCCAACCAGCGCGACATCCCGCTGCTGTTCCTGCACAACACCACCGGCTACATGGTGGGCCGCGAGTATGAGCAGGGCGGCATCATCAAGCACGGCGCCATGATGATCAACGCGGTCTCCAACTCCCGCGTCCCGCACCTGTCGGTGCTCCTGGGCGCCTCCTACGGCGCCGGGCACTACGGCATGTGCGGACGGGCCTACGACCCGCGCTTCCTGTTCGCCTGGCCCAGCGCCAAGTCGGCCGTGATGGGCCCGCAGCAGCTCGCGGGCGTCCTGTCGATCGTCGCCCGGCAGTCGGCGGCGGCCAAGGGGCAGCCCTACGACGACGACGCGGACGCGGCGCTGCGCGCCATGGTCGAACAACAGATCGAGTCCGAGTCGCTCCCGATGTTCCTGTCCGGGCGGCTCTACGACGACGGCGTCATCGACCCGCGCGACACCCGCACCGTGCTCGGCCTGTGCCTGTCCGCCGTCCACACCGCCCCCTACGAGGGCGCCCGCGGCGGCTTCGGCGTCTTCCGGATGTGA
- a CDS encoding acyclic terpene utilization AtuA family protein, whose protein sequence is MTLRIGNASGFYGDRFDAMREMLTGGELDVLTGDYLAELTMLILGRDRLKDPAAGYARTFLRQLEECLGLAHERGVRIVANAGGLNPAGLAARVRELADRLGLPVRVAHVEGDDLTASHPGGLAAHAYLGGFGIAACLSAGADVVVTGRVTDASLVTGPAAAHFGWRPDDWDRLAGATVAGHLLECGAQVTGGNYAFFTDHALDRLRHPGFPLAELHDDGSAVLTKHPGTGGVVDTGTVTAQLLYETGGARYAGPDVTARLDTVRLRQDGPDRVRVDGVRGEAPPPTLKVGVNRLGGFRNEVTFVLTGLDIARKAELVRRQLDDALRAAERAPAEVRWDLVRTDRPDADTEETASALLRLVVRDRDPEAVGRAFSGAAVELALAGYPGFHVLAPPGKGAPYGVFEAAHVPQDSVPHTAVLHDGRRVTVPPAPRARALEDVPAPDLPPPLPDGPVRRAPLGLVAGARSGDKGGSANVGVWARTDDAWRWLAHELTADRFRELIPEARTLPVTRHALPALRALNFVVEGILGEGVAAQHRFDPQAKALGEWLRARHLDIPEALL, encoded by the coding sequence GTGACGCTGCGCATCGGCAACGCCTCCGGCTTCTACGGCGACCGTTTCGACGCCATGCGCGAGATGCTCACCGGCGGTGAACTGGACGTCCTCACCGGCGACTACCTCGCCGAACTGACCATGCTGATCCTGGGCCGCGACCGTCTGAAGGACCCGGCCGCCGGATACGCCCGCACCTTCCTGCGGCAACTGGAGGAGTGCCTCGGCCTCGCGCACGAGCGGGGCGTGCGGATCGTGGCCAACGCGGGCGGACTGAATCCGGCCGGGCTCGCCGCACGGGTGCGGGAACTGGCCGACCGGCTCGGCCTGCCCGTCCGTGTCGCCCATGTCGAGGGCGACGACCTCACCGCCTCCCACCCGGGCGGCCTCGCCGCCCACGCCTACCTCGGCGGCTTCGGGATCGCCGCGTGCCTGAGCGCGGGCGCCGACGTCGTCGTCACCGGCCGGGTCACCGACGCCTCCCTGGTCACCGGCCCGGCCGCCGCCCACTTCGGCTGGCGGCCCGACGACTGGGACCGGCTCGCGGGCGCCACCGTCGCCGGGCACCTGCTGGAGTGCGGCGCGCAGGTCACCGGCGGCAACTACGCCTTCTTCACCGACCACGCCCTCGACCGCCTGCGCCACCCCGGCTTCCCGCTCGCCGAGCTCCACGACGACGGCAGCGCGGTCCTCACCAAGCACCCCGGCACCGGCGGGGTCGTGGACACCGGCACGGTGACCGCCCAGCTCCTCTACGAGACCGGCGGCGCCCGCTACGCCGGGCCCGACGTCACCGCGCGGCTGGACACCGTACGGCTGCGCCAGGACGGGCCGGACCGGGTGCGGGTGGACGGGGTGCGCGGGGAGGCACCGCCGCCCACCCTCAAGGTCGGCGTCAACCGGCTCGGCGGCTTCCGCAACGAGGTCACCTTCGTCCTCACCGGGCTCGACATCGCGCGCAAGGCCGAGCTGGTGCGGCGGCAGCTCGACGACGCGCTGCGCGCCGCCGAGCGCGCCCCCGCCGAGGTCCGTTGGGACCTCGTGCGCACCGACCGGCCCGACGCCGACACCGAGGAGACGGCCAGCGCGCTGCTCCGGCTCGTCGTGCGCGACCGGGACCCGGAGGCGGTGGGCCGGGCCTTCAGCGGCGCCGCCGTGGAACTGGCACTGGCCGGCTACCCCGGCTTCCACGTCCTCGCCCCGCCCGGCAAGGGCGCCCCCTACGGCGTCTTCGAGGCCGCCCATGTGCCCCAGGACTCCGTCCCGCACACGGCCGTCCTGCACGACGGCCGGCGTGTCACCGTGCCGCCCGCGCCCCGGGCGCGCGCCCTGGAGGACGTCCCCGCGCCGGATCTGCCGCCGCCGCTGCCGGACGGCCCGGTGCGGCGGGCGCCGCTCGGTCTGGTCGCCGGGGCCCGCAGCGGCGACAAGGGCGGCAGCGCCAACGTCGGGGTGTGGGCGCGGACCGACGACGCCTGGCGGTGGCTGGCGCACGAGCTGACCGCCGACCGGTTCCGGGAGCTGATCCCGGAGGCCCGCACGCTGCCCGTGACCCGGCACGCGCTGCCCGCGCTGCGCGCCCTGAACTTCGTCGTCGAGGGGATCCTCGGCGAGGGCGTCGCCGCCCAGCACCGCTTCGATCCGCAGGCCAAGGCCCTCGGGGAGTGGCTGCGCGCCCGCCACCTGGACATTCCGGAGGCTCTGCTGTGA
- a CDS encoding TIGR03084 family metal-binding protein produces MADPTPVFDDLRQESEELDRLVARLGPGEWGLATPAPGWSVAHQIAHLAWTDRSALLAVTDADGFRELVEKALAEPDAFVDRGAEEGAGLPSDVLLARWREGRAGLDTALRAAPPGARFPWYGPPMSAASVATGRLMETWAHGQDVADALGVVRAPSDRLRHVVRIGVRARDFAFGVRGLPVPGEEFRVEVRGPSGDLWTYGPEGAAQRVTGPALDFCLLVTQRAHRADLAVRAEGPDADRWLDIAQAFAGPSGAGRAPRTDGGTAA; encoded by the coding sequence ATGGCCGATCCGACACCCGTGTTCGACGATCTGCGGCAGGAAAGCGAAGAACTCGACCGGCTGGTCGCGCGGTTGGGTCCGGGGGAGTGGGGGCTGGCGACGCCCGCGCCCGGGTGGAGCGTGGCGCATCAGATCGCGCACCTCGCCTGGACGGACCGTTCCGCGCTGCTCGCCGTCACCGACGCGGACGGGTTCCGGGAGCTGGTGGAGAAGGCGCTCGCCGAGCCCGACGCGTTCGTGGACCGGGGCGCGGAGGAAGGTGCCGGGCTGCCGTCCGATGTGCTGCTGGCCCGGTGGCGGGAGGGCCGGGCCGGACTCGACACGGCGCTGCGGGCCGCGCCGCCCGGCGCGCGCTTCCCCTGGTACGGGCCGCCCATGTCGGCCGCGTCCGTGGCCACCGGGCGGCTGATGGAGACCTGGGCGCACGGACAGGACGTGGCGGACGCGCTGGGTGTGGTGCGCGCACCTAGTGACCGGCTGCGGCATGTGGTGCGCATCGGGGTGCGGGCGCGGGACTTCGCGTTCGGGGTGCGGGGGCTGCCCGTGCCGGGGGAGGAGTTCCGGGTGGAGGTGCGCGGGCCGTCCGGCGATCTGTGGACGTACGGACCCGAGGGGGCCGCGCAGCGCGTCACCGGCCCCGCGCTCGACTTCTGCCTGCTGGTCACCCAGCGCGCCCACCGCGCCGACCTCGCGGTACGCGCCGAGGGGCCGGACGCCGACCGCTGGCTGGACATCGCACAGGCGTTCGCCGGGCCGTCGGGTGCCGGGCGCGCGCCGAGGACGGACGGGGGGACGGCCGCGTGA
- a CDS encoding EamA family transporter translates to MSTPDAAPMTSVPSPSPSPLPSASAPGGPQDAQGAQGAPGGSGRFGSFGPVGLVLAGCVSVQFGGALAVTLMPRAGALGVVSLRLLVAALVLLVVCRPRLRGHSRADWGTVVAFGVAMAAMNGLFYQAVARIPLGPAVTLEVLGPLALSVVASRRAVNAVWAGLALVGVFLLGGGGFGGLDGAGAAFAVGAGAMWAAYIVFSARTGRRFPQADGLALAMAVGAVLFLPLGIVESGTKLADPTTFGLGAAVAVLSSVLPYTLELLALRRLPAPTFAILMSLEPAIAALAGFLVLSQSLAPLELVAIALVIAASMGAVRTQIGRGKPPAPRLDS, encoded by the coding sequence GTGAGCACCCCCGACGCCGCACCCATGACCTCCGTCCCGTCGCCGTCCCCGTCGCCCCTGCCGTCGGCGTCGGCGCCGGGTGGCCCGCAGGACGCGCAGGGCGCACAGGGTGCCCCCGGCGGCTCGGGCCGCTTCGGGTCCTTCGGGCCCGTGGGGCTGGTGCTCGCCGGATGTGTGTCCGTGCAGTTCGGCGGCGCGCTCGCGGTGACGCTGATGCCGAGGGCGGGCGCGCTGGGTGTGGTGAGCCTGCGGCTGCTGGTCGCCGCGCTCGTGCTGCTGGTGGTCTGCCGGCCCCGGCTGCGCGGGCACTCGCGGGCCGACTGGGGCACGGTGGTCGCGTTCGGTGTGGCCATGGCCGCGATGAATGGTCTCTTCTACCAGGCCGTCGCCCGCATCCCTCTCGGCCCCGCCGTCACCCTTGAGGTCCTCGGCCCGCTCGCCCTGTCGGTCGTGGCCTCGCGCCGGGCGGTCAACGCGGTCTGGGCGGGCCTCGCCCTGGTCGGCGTCTTCCTCCTCGGCGGCGGTGGCTTCGGCGGACTCGACGGGGCCGGGGCCGCCTTCGCGGTGGGCGCGGGCGCGATGTGGGCGGCGTACATCGTCTTCAGCGCCCGCACCGGGCGGCGCTTCCCGCAGGCCGATGGGCTCGCCCTGGCGATGGCGGTGGGCGCGGTGCTGTTCCTGCCGCTGGGCATCGTGGAGTCCGGCACGAAGCTGGCCGACCCGACGACCTTCGGCCTGGGCGCCGCGGTGGCGGTGCTGTCCTCCGTGCTCCCGTACACCCTGGAACTGCTCGCCCTGCGCCGCCTGCCCGCCCCCACCTTCGCCATCCTCATGAGCCTGGAACCGGCCATCGCCGCCCTGGCCGGTTTCCTCGTCCTCAGCCAGTCCCTGGCCCCCCTCGAACTCGTCGCGATAGCCCTCGTCATCGCGGCGAGCATGGGCGCGGTACGCACCCAGATAGGCCGGGGCAAGCCCCCGGCCCCCCGACTGGACTCCTGA